Genomic segment of Arachis hypogaea cultivar Tifrunner chromosome 16, arahy.Tifrunner.gnm2.J5K5, whole genome shotgun sequence:
GAAGAGTTGAGGTAAGTGATAACAAGATCAGCTGCTTTACAACCTGAGGCTATTGCTTTGCCAACTGAGAGCCCACCTTTGTGGTTACCTGCCAATTTATTCATTTAAAGCAAATCAGAATTTAAATTATTGTACAACTCATCAATTTTTATAGGGAAAATTATACTCGCCTCTCTTGGGATCTGGTAAAATTTAACTGACTCTCTTCTATCTTTTACAACATACACCCAATACCCTCttatattttgtaaaatataaCACTAATATTCCTATAAATATGACAACACAAACCTGGACAAACAGAATCATGATGAATTTCACTAAACCTTAGGAAAGTTAGCTAATGCACAGTTTTATATGATGTTATCCTTATAAGAATTGGATAGAAGAGATCTGCATAGAATTTTAGCATTTACAACTTTGCATAAATGCACTTGTGGCTTCATCTGACCTCAACAAAAATTTGTGTGTTTAGTTTAGGTTAGAGCCACCATAAACTTGTGAATGCAAGCAATGATTTCTACCAACCATAAATTATGTAGTTGAATAATTATACCAACTGTAAATTAGCAATCATTTCTTTTACAATTGGTAGAATTATACTTTAACAATCAAATCTTTACCAAAAGAAGTTACCTGCATAGAAAAATCCAGGAAGATCTTTTTCCATTTTGTCAATAGCTTGAAGAACTAATGCATAGTTACGCCCATACAAAGGAAAGCCTTTGCTCCAATAGAAATGGCTGCCATTAAATGTAATATGTAAGAACACTAAGTAGAGTTTACACCAAAAAGAAATCGATGACGTGACATACTTGACAAATGTGGGCTCTCCCTCTGCTCCCAACAAGTTTCTCAGGTCAGAAGTCACAATGCTCTTAAGCTCATCACTGCAGTGAACAAGAATGAGTAGgcaaaaaggagagaaaaagaaaagaatatatgcGGTTTTCCAGAAACATATGATTATAACTATGATATAAAGTACGTTGAAGCTTTTGCGAGATCCGTGTTTCTTGTCCCCCCTATAAAGGTGGTGTAGAGATGTAAATCACTGGGTGCACGATCTGGAAACATCATAGAGGAAAAAAGTGTACCTGTTGAGAAAAATTATTAATCAGACATGTCAGAAAATATTTTAGGCTATTGAGGTTTGATTGAGGAATAGACTTATGGAAGAAGTACCAagagtttttaaaccattttgtTGCTCTTTTGAAGGAACAAGAACTCCAAATCCCTCAAGGGGTCTCTTAACATTCTCCTTTCTAAAGGTGGTGATTATGACCGAGAGTGGCACATAGGTCACCTACAATAAGAATTGTGAGATACTTTTGGAAAACTCTAACAAATGGAAAGTAGTAAAGGCACAATCTAATTAGTTCATATTTATGGGAACATCCTCTAAAATATAGATGATGCACAAACTCCAATTAAAACATGGTAAGCATTCAAATTCACAAGCAAATGGATTTTTCTAGGCTATAACACTCTGTGATAGGCCAGACCAAGTTGTAATGGTGAAAGAAGAGCATAAGATGTCACCCTATATACACTAAACATTAAAATTTGAAGTGAACTAACCGAAGTGCAGATCAACTTGAAAAATATTGTGTACCTCAGGAAGAAAATTAAGTGGGAACGGGGTTGCCCTTTTTGTGATCTTCATCTCCTTGACATTAGATAGGGGAGCCTAAGTACAACAAAAGTAACAACTTACAATGTGTAATAAGTTCCACAAAAACTGtgtaatgaaataaaattaccGGCATTGTGCTCAACAAAATTAaagtttttctttccttttatagCAGATAAGATGGTGTGACAGAGAAATTTTCTATTAGTATAGGATTACATTAGGAAttatccttaagtccataccatTTTACATTAGTCTTTGAAGTACTCATAGAGCATATTCAaaagcctgtgccatggtgcatgctttttgccaataatatcgtccttatgggagaatCAAGGAAACacctaaataagaagtttgaTTTATGGAGATAagttctagaagtgtatggtctgcgcataagccgtagcaagacagaatatatggaatgtaagttcggccGCCGAAAAGAAAACCCTAAtacagaggtgaagattggagaaaacatcctacgaaaagttaaaaattttaagtatttttggTGTATCATAAGGATAATGGaggattgaacaggatgtaaataaTAGGATTTAGGCAAGTTGGTCAAAATGGTGGAGTGCGTTTGGTTTCATATGTGAAAAAAatgtctttaaaacttaaagataaATTCTACCGCACTGCTATCAGATTGGTTATGCTTTATGGTATAGAGTGTTGGACAGTCAAagaggagcacgaacataagtcaAGTGTGGCAGAAATTAAGATGTTGAGttagatgagtggtcatacgcgattggatagaataaggggcgaagatataagagagagagttggagtagcacctatcgtggaaaagatagtaaaatcgcgtctcaggtggttttgacatgtgagaagaagaccgacagagcACCTAGTTAAGAGGATggttgagatggaagatggacaaagggtgaAAGGCAGACGAAGACCTAGGAAGACTATTCATGAGgtagtcaaacgagatctacatataAACAGTTTCTCTGTAGACATAATACATGATAGAGTTCAATAACGTCGTTCGTCGTTTGATCTATATAGCCGACCTCACCTAGTGGACaaggttttgttgttgttgtatggCAGATAAGCCTTTCCCTGACTTCCCTTTTTTGAACTATTTCGGAAGGAGGAAGAGGGAAGCTAAGAAAAATTATTAAgtgaaaaatatttaaacaatATTTAGATTTCATAGTTTAACTGCACACATGGCTTATGGTAGACCAATATAACATTTTATGTATAAACCTAACCTCACCTAATGGGATATCAATGTCAAAGTAAAAAGTGATAACAACAAAAAAAACCATACTAACCGTCATAATTACAGCATCAACACCTTCTATGTTTTGGTTGGAAGCACAAGAAATAGACCAATTTTGTGATGAAGAACTTCCATCATGATTGTACGCTAATGTCAAaacctttgaatttaatttaaggTCATCTTGACCGAGCTCTTTGCACAATGCATCAGTCAGTGTCTGCACTGGATAAAATTACATAATGAAGGAAGAGACGTTGCTAAACATACAAATTTGATATTCAATGTTATGTCTCTAATCAGGCAAAACACGTTTGTTTGTttgtcccccccccccccccctcccctcTTTTTTCATAGAGAAGAAATATTTGCACAATGAGTCAATACCTGCATCCCACCCAAGAAAGAAAATGAACCACGCTTGTGCTTGTCTTTTCTTGATGCAATCTTTACCTTCCTTTGACTAGTTTTATCCGGTTTAGAAAATAACTTTGACTTCAAAGCTCCAGTTATAATGGAGCCAAACCTGAAACGTATAGGGTACACAAACATTactcaaaatatataaataaaaatgatgTTTTCATATCTAGGAAAGACTCATGCTAAACTCCcatattcaaatttcaattctttGTAGCTAAAAGGCTAAGTTATGTAGAATGTGCAAATTTTCGGGTGGCAACTCTTTCCCCTGAACAAGTACTAAATCAGATTGTTTCTGTTATTTTGAATTGAGCACTTACCACTTGGCTAAACTATATAGTCAACAGTTTGGGTGCAACTAAGGCTACTAAAGTGCAAAAAGGCTGAAAAGCCACAGTTGAACATTATACAATACATGGAATACAAATGAACAAATAAACATGAATTTGAAATTGCCTACAGAGAAAGAGTCATGGCTTTTGCACATATATGGCAAAAATGATTCAGATAGTTCACCAGGTCCCTGTGCAATGAGGACACAACTTTGTCATATCAAAAAAATCATTATAGCCATTCCTTATTATATTCTTTAATATAACACCAATGAGTTTGGAAACAGTATACAGCTGAGAGGGAGTCAGGACTCTATAGTTCATATTATATTGATTTCAAGGGAAAAGATCAACTAGAATATAGTTTTGAGCTAAAAATATCAGGCATCATTGACtccattaatttttaatttaacagcACTACATGCAAGTGTAATACCTCTTCTCCAAATCCCATAGCTCTGGGAAAGTATGGCATATCTGTTTGAAATATATGAAGGAAGCAAATTAGAttcaaaaactcaaaagataGGGCAATTAAAGCTTTTGTCCCAACTggttaaattataaaatcttaaggTTTGACCAGCATTTTGACCAAGTTTCCATGGTATCATGCTTGTGAGTGCGCAAATGTTCTGTTTGAACGCAGTAGTCACGTGATTTATTTTTAGGACACCATTAGTCAGTCGTTaatatgagttgaaaagattaaGAAATAGGTGTGTGtctgtgtgtgagagagagagagagagaacaaaaGCTTGCTCCTATTGATATTGAAGTGTGTATTATATATAAGTGAGAATTTTCTAGGAGAGTGCTTAGTGTCTATACAACTAATTCCTAGGACTGCCTAGTTTCTATGTAGTCAACTAATTCCTTGGTATATAAATTATAGAATTTGAAGAACAACAGACTAAGATATTATATCCAAAATCAGTTACAACCAAATTCATATTGAAAAGCCTGAAATATGAACTACTGTAGAAATATTTCAAATTCTGAGAATGAACTCACAGAAAGAGATTCCGGATCTGCTGCACTTGTACCACCTACAAAAGGATCAATAAGATAGTCCACGACCTTCAAACAATTTGTTATAAGAAGACAAAAGCCACATCAGTCCACGCAAAGAATACTATGCACCAGGAATTGTATGCACAGTAAGCATTTAACATGTTAGAAATTAGCAGAAAAATTACACACGGGTGATGGTAATGCCATGTGGTGTATACCTCTTGCCCAAAATGACGTTCAAAGAAACTACCAACgctgaaagaaagaaaataaaaggtcaTCAGAGGATACCATTTTCGACATATGGTACAATATAAAGTACGGATAAAtctgttaaaaaaaaaagtacagaGAAAGCAAGGGTCTTCTATAGAACTTGATGTGAATAACTTAGATTATCGCACCTTTCTGTGTAATTTTCATCACACACACTAGAAGGGTCACTTCTCTTCCACATAAATGGTTCAAAAATTAGCTGGATCTGCAAATTATAGAAAATCAGCAGGCAagcttatatatttttaatggtgaATACATGACTAGGTTTTACCAGCTATATTTAGAGCAGGTAATCAACATCACCAATAGAAATAAAAGGACAGCAAAAAAATAAGCTCTAATTTATCTTCTATATAAATCACTCCCTCATCCAAATTATGTCTagaactttatcttattttctaaCTTAGGTTTCAATGTCGTAGAGTGCATCTCATTTTAGATTCCCAAGTTTGGTATTCTTAGAGAGCAAGCAAGAACTTTTCATCTGCAAACAATTGCGAGAATGAAATATATCTAAAATGTGCAAACATCAGATGATGAAAGCTCAAGTTCATGAGATGTTGAATGTTGAAAAGTAATCGTGAACACCGAGAAGACTAACATGAGATACCTGCATATTAGGGGGTGGGAAAATCTTCTGTGTGCCAGGTAGGTTGAGGCGTTGAGCTATAAACTATtgtttggtttgattgaaaaatattGAAGGAAACTAAGACCTACACCTGGTCTTCACCAATCTAGGAAACAGCCTAGGATAGTTAGCATGAGCAAACCTGTTGAAGGTATTAGATAAGGACAGAGTTCATATCGGATATTTTTGAGTTCTAAAGAATATGTATGACAGAGAAATAACTAGTGATCATCTGCGTGGAGGTGCATCAGTGTTTTCTGTACCAATAAAGTCACACCATAGGTCTAATTTTTGAGCTTATAACCTTATATCTCTTTTTGGACATACTTGTCACATCCCAGAGCTAGTGCCACCAAAGGTCAACTAATATACCATGCATATCCCAAACCCTCAGATTGATTTCAGTCTTGAGATTCATGATTTACTTAAACTATTAAACTACATTTTGCAAACATTGGAAAATGTTCTGACAGCTgccaaacaaattaaaaaagaaaaaagatacacAAAGATTTCCCCAAATCTGAACACTTTGTAAAATGTTACAGTGGGTATCAAATGATATTAAAaaatgtgtgtgtgtatgtgtgtgtgtgtgtgtgtgtgtgtgtgtgttgttaGTATATGTAGGTAGCATTACTAATATACAAAATGTTGCAAGAACATGACAGTTAAAATTCCATAAGCTTGGAAGCAGGAAGATCCTTAGGTATGTTCTGGGAAAGGAACCTTTGAGCGTGCAGACAGGAGTTGCGTCTTCAGTAGTGCAGCAGGATTTGTTGGTACCTTTGAAAATGTTGCCACATTTCATACTTAATTGTGAGAAATAGATAGCCAAAAAGCATGGAAACCCATTTAACAGTTATAGTAGTTGAAAAAGAAACCGAtaatttagaaaaccaaaacttGTATGCAAGACATACCAGAACTGGTTTTCCGTTTTTCGCAATATAGCGCTTATGCTGTGAGTTTGGCTGTAATGATAAAAAGAATATCATTTATAACCAGAATAAagattcaataaatattattaaagttccaattccaacaacaaaatcaaaattataaGTCAAAGAGCTGAGGCTCAAATAGATAGAGTTTAGAAAGAGGCCAGCAGTCAAAGATAAATGAAAGAGAGGCTTAGTAATATGAAATTGTATTCTTGTACGTTTAATTCTCCAAGATAGAAGATTCTTACA
This window contains:
- the LOC112755123 gene encoding protoporphyrinogen oxidase 2, whose product is MASSAEHDNPRSAKRVAVVGAGVSGLAAAYTLKSHGLDVTVFEAEARAGGRLKSVSHDGLVWDEGANTMTASELEVKELIEALGLQGKQQFPNSQHKRYIAKNGKPVLVPTNPAALLKTQLLSARSKIQLIFEPFMWKRSDPSSVCDENYTESVGSFFERHFGQEVVDYLIDPFVGGTSAADPESLSICHTFPELWDLEKRFGSIITGALKSKLFSKPDKTSQRKVKIASRKDKHKRGSFSFLGGMQTLTDALCKELGQDDLKLNSKVLTLAYNHDGSSSSQNWSISCASNQNIEGVDAVIMTAPLSNVKEMKITKRATPFPLNFLPEVTYVPLSVIITTFRKENVKRPLEGFGVLVPSKEQQNGLKTLGTLFSSMMFPDRAPSDLHLYTTFIGGTRNTDLAKASTDELKSIVTSDLRNLLGAEGEPTFVNHFYWSKGFPLYGRNYALVLQAIDKMEKDLPGFFYAGNHKGGLSVGKAIASGCKAADLVITYLNSSSENNIVPDK